One stretch of Leadbetterella byssophila DSM 17132 DNA includes these proteins:
- a CDS encoding N-acetylmuramoyl-L-alanine amidase encodes MRYTYLIALAWLGTSCISGKSPAEKTYKKKVKALQEQVSDKKSQLQALPWQDKMWAATTNLSIRKPNYVLIHHTAQNSTEQTIRTFQLERTAVSSHYVVGRDGKVVQMVNDYVRAHHAGLGKWGNDTDLNSSSIGIEMDNNGTTDPWPEVQIQALIELLKVLKERHKIPQKNFLGHADYAPNRKIDPYKFPWKQLAKEGFGCWYEEDLETPPGNFDPLLALRVIGYDISNPQNAIRAFKLHYIQDDNSELKDSDLPILYSIFKQYL; translated from the coding sequence ATGAGGTATACTTACCTAATCGCATTAGCATGGCTAGGGACTTCCTGCATAAGTGGGAAGTCGCCTGCTGAAAAAACATACAAGAAAAAAGTTAAGGCCCTGCAGGAGCAGGTGTCCGACAAGAAGAGCCAACTCCAAGCTCTGCCCTGGCAGGACAAGATGTGGGCTGCTACTACAAACCTCAGTATCCGCAAGCCTAATTATGTGTTAATCCATCATACGGCCCAGAACTCGACGGAGCAAACCATTCGTACCTTCCAACTGGAACGCACAGCCGTAAGTTCTCACTATGTAGTAGGCAGAGATGGAAAGGTAGTGCAGATGGTTAATGACTACGTTAGGGCCCACCACGCAGGTCTAGGGAAATGGGGCAATGACACCGACCTTAACTCTTCCTCCATAGGAATTGAAATGGACAATAACGGGACTACTGATCCCTGGCCGGAAGTGCAGATCCAGGCTTTGATAGAATTATTGAAAGTCCTAAAAGAAAGGCATAAGATTCCTCAGAAGAACTTCCTAGGTCATGCAGATTATGCACCAAACAGGAAGATTGACCCATATAAGTTTCCTTGGAAGCAACTAGCAAAGGAGGGTTTTGGATGCTGGTATGAAGAAGATCTAGAGACCCCACCGGGAAATTTTGATCCTTTGTTAGCATTGCGGGTTATAGGATACGATATATCTAATCCGCAAAATGCCATCAGAGCCTTTAAGCTGCATTATATACAGGATGACAATTCAGAGCTAAAAGACTCTGACCTGCCTATCCTATACAGTATTTTTAAGCAATATTTATAA
- a CDS encoding alpha/beta hydrolase family protein produces the protein MKKLLFLLCVLSPSVFAQSVIGSWSGELSFQGVKLPLIIHIKPAGDGITATMDSPYQGAKDLPVQVAKWADELLTIEVTNIGLSYKAKLVTPDSLHGDFSQGPLKVKFGMSRSKGEKPLVRPQTPEGPYAYYTEEVTVKNEVEGNVLAGTLAAPDQSTKHPILVMITGSGAQTRDEELFGHKPFLVIADHLAKQGIATLRLDDRGMGQSEAGKPDATSADYAGDILSAVNFLSKRGYKNIGLLGHSEGGMIAPMVNSSKVKFMVLLAAPGIPIVELMRAQTYEIGRSQGAPEAMAKRISDTNYKLYQYMNSYKGSDFRADVLKYLKEEMKDPQAETTIKQVESEWFRYFIAFDPTSYLKKVKVPVLALNGTKDVQVTAKENLEGLRASLPKNKKTEILAMEGLNHLFQTAKTGSVMEYGQIEETISPAVLEKIASWIKSL, from the coding sequence ATGAAAAAATTATTGTTTTTACTGTGCGTTTTGTCGCCATCCGTCTTTGCTCAAAGTGTCATCGGATCCTGGTCGGGGGAGCTTTCTTTCCAAGGGGTTAAGTTGCCATTGATCATCCACATCAAACCTGCGGGAGATGGCATCACCGCTACTATGGATTCTCCCTATCAGGGTGCTAAGGATCTACCGGTTCAGGTGGCCAAGTGGGCGGATGAGTTGTTGACTATTGAAGTTACAAACATAGGTTTGAGTTATAAGGCAAAATTGGTAACGCCTGATTCTCTACATGGTGATTTCTCGCAAGGGCCATTAAAAGTTAAATTTGGGATGAGCAGATCAAAAGGAGAGAAGCCTTTGGTTCGTCCTCAAACTCCTGAAGGACCTTATGCCTATTACACTGAAGAGGTTACTGTAAAGAATGAGGTGGAAGGTAACGTCTTAGCTGGAACATTGGCTGCGCCTGACCAAAGTACCAAGCATCCCATCTTGGTGATGATTACAGGTAGTGGAGCTCAGACCCGTGATGAGGAATTATTTGGTCACAAACCTTTCCTAGTGATCGCTGACCATTTAGCAAAACAAGGTATCGCTACACTTCGTCTGGATGATAGAGGAATGGGGCAGTCGGAAGCCGGAAAACCAGATGCTACATCTGCGGATTATGCCGGAGATATCCTATCTGCAGTGAATTTTCTTTCCAAAAGAGGATACAAGAATATTGGACTACTAGGTCATTCAGAGGGAGGTATGATAGCTCCTATGGTGAACAGTTCAAAGGTGAAGTTTATGGTGCTATTGGCTGCACCCGGAATTCCGATTGTAGAACTCATGCGTGCCCAAACGTACGAGATTGGAAGAAGCCAAGGTGCTCCGGAGGCTATGGCAAAAAGAATATCGGATACCAATTATAAGTTGTATCAATATATGAACTCTTATAAGGGTTCTGATTTCAGAGCAGATGTTTTGAAATATCTGAAAGAAGAGATGAAAGATCCGCAAGCTGAGACTACCATCAAGCAGGTAGAGTCTGAATGGTTTAGATATTTCATTGCCTTTGATCCTACATCTTATTTGAAGAAAGTGAAAGTTCCTGTATTGGCATTGAATGGAACAAAAGATGTACAGGTAACCGCTAAAGAGAACCTGGAAGGACTACGTGCCTCTTTGCCTAAAAATAAAAAGACAGAGATCCTAGCTATGGAAGGTCTTAATCATTTGTTCCAAACGGCTAAAACCGGTTCTGTTATGGAATATGGTCAAATAGAGGAGACCATCTCTCCAGCTGTGCTAGAAAAGATAGCCTCCTGGATCAAATCTTTATAA
- a CDS encoding DUF2089 family protein, whose protein sequence is MRLPTVCPSCDQPLQVSQLKCGSCETLISGTFDLPILARLSVEEQEFILQFFLSSGSIKEMARLADISYPTMRNKMDDLIEKIKKWA, encoded by the coding sequence ATGCGTTTACCTACTGTTTGCCCGAGTTGTGATCAGCCTCTTCAAGTGAGTCAATTGAAGTGCGGTTCTTGTGAAACCTTGATCAGCGGCACATTTGATCTTCCCATTTTAGCTAGATTAAGTGTGGAAGAACAGGAGTTTATCTTGCAGTTTTTTCTGTCCAGCGGTAGTATAAAGGAGATGGCGAGATTAGCGGATATTTCCTATCCTACCATGCGTAATAAAATGGATGATCTTATTGAAAAGATTAAAAAGTGGGCATGA